In the genome of Poecilia reticulata strain Guanapo linkage group LG16, Guppy_female_1.0+MT, whole genome shotgun sequence, one region contains:
- the sox4b gene encoding transcription factor SOX-4b, whose translation MVQKMSHTESTAEALSFFTGDSGSDSGASMDLDPAASPLSPAGSAASSTAGDKLGENPAWCKTPSGHIKRPMNAFMVWSQIERRKIMEQSPDMHNAEISKRLGKRWKLLRDSDKIPFIREAERLRLKHMADYPDYKYRPRKKVKSSASKAGSSSDRGEKVTGSSNHTSTKTSSSARKNGSKSPSSSSNKPQKSLFGSSSSTKASLFASEHPSEHHHNSLYKSKSVSSAAKQIPDAKKPKRVYVFGSGAASLSVSPTSSVVVPASPTLSSSADSSDPLSLYEDAASGREEGADSPGSSSSSSSSNSSFGGVSERRSGHTYSNTRRASSPTPSGSHSSVSSSSSSSEDEEFEDDLLDVNPSPSFDNMSLGSFGSSVLDRDWDLNGESVCGGSHFEFPDYCTPEVSEMISGDWLESTISNLVFTY comes from the coding sequence ATGGTGCAGAAAATGAGCCACACAGAGAGCACCGCCGAGGCGCTGTCCTTTTTTACCGGGGACTCAGGCTCCGACTCCGGGGCAAGCATGGATCTGGACCCGGCCGCCTCGCCTCTCTCCCCGGCGGGCTCCGCAGCCTCCTCCACCGCGGGCGACAAGCTCGGGGAGAACCCGGCGTGGTGCAAAACTCCCAGCGGCCACATCAAGAGACCCATGAACGCATTCATGGTGTGGTCGCAGATAGAGAGGAGGAAGATCATGGAGCAGTCCCCGGACATGCACAACGCAGAGATCTCTAAGCGGCTGGGGAAGCGCTGGAAGCTGCTGAGAGACAGCGACAAGATTCCTTTTATCAGAGAGGCAGAGCGGCTTCGACTTAAGCACATGGCGGACTATCCCGACTACAAGTACCGACCGAGGAAGAAGGTAAAGTCGAGCGCATCTAAGGCTGGCAGCAGCAGTGATAGAGGAGAAAAAGTTACCGGTAGCTCAAACCACACCAGCACTAAGACGTCCTCATCTGCGAGGAAGAACGGATCAAAAtcacccagcagcagcagcaacaaaccCCAAAAATCACTTTTCGGGAGCAGCAGTAGCACCAAAGCTTCACTGTTTGCATCTGAGCACCCGTCAGAGCACCACCACAACTCTCTCTACAAGTCCAAATCTGTCTCCTCGGCTGCCAAGCAGATACCGGATGCCAAGAAGCCCAAGAGAGTATACGTTTTCGGGAGCGGCGCGGCCAGTCTGAGCGTCAGTCCCACGTCCTCCGTGGTGGTGCCAGCTAGCCCTACGCTCAGCAGCTCGGCGGACTCTAGCGACCCGCTCAGTCTCTACGAGGACGCGGCCAGCGGCAGAGAGGAAGGCGCCGACTCCCCCGGCagtagcagtagcagcagcagcagcaacagcagcttcGGCGGAGTTTCGGAGCGCCGCAGCGGCCACACATACAGCAACACACGGCGGGCTTCCTCGCCTACTCCCTCTGGGTCGCACTCCTCTgtctcttcctcctcgtcttcctcggAGGACGAGGAGTTCGAGGACGACTTGCTGGACGTCAACCCGAGTCCGAGCTTCGACAACATGTCGCTGGGGAGCTTCGGCTCCTCGGTCCTGGACAGGGACTGGGACTTGAACGGCGAGTCCGTTTGCGGGGGATCTCACTTCGAGTTCCCCGACTACTGTACGCCCGAAGTCAGCGAGATGATATCGGGAGACTGGCTGGAGTCCACCATCTCCAACCTGGTGTTCACATACTGA